A single region of the Halopiger xanaduensis SH-6 genome encodes:
- a CDS encoding vitamin K epoxide reductase family protein yields the protein MHDNHHDSTDEPTEPTAVTTDARKRRSRPDGGDGSGAGGADGAGGSGGDGSDGGGGNGSGGDDGDDGDDGNGDGDDSMRPGDMMLAHPTKETWVQYAVISLGAWLVATAPAFGYESAPVFWNSVVSGLVLIALAGATIYYENGYANYANGFVGLWLVFAPIAFSAPTAAAYANSGLVGTMVITFSVLIVMRSEMDGPTVPPGWSYNPSTGAQRAPLIALGVFGFFASWYMAAFQLGYIESVWDPIYGSGTEQILTSRISEAFPVSDAGLGAVAYSIEALMGFMGDRRRWRTMPWMVAFFGVVVIPLGFVQVLLVIMQPIMVGTWCTLCLLSAFGMLWMIALTVDEVVAMGQYVVRLMRRGDSLWTAFWMGGTIPEEEAGVDETSTRPIGDSPVSEPFWGVSIPWTLLGAMALGAWLMLSPTVFGTTGLMADSSHLAGALIVSFTVIATGEPARAVRFLNVPLAGWLIAAPWLLAGVPTIAAINAAVAGLLVAILSVPRGPITDRYGGWERYATLETIDRLNPLSS from the coding sequence ATGCACGACAACCACCACGACTCGACCGACGAACCGACGGAACCGACGGCCGTGACGACCGATGCGCGGAAGCGGCGCTCGCGACCCGACGGCGGTGACGGGAGCGGTGCGGGCGGTGCGGATGGCGCGGGCGGGAGCGGTGGCGACGGCAGTGATGGCGGCGGTGGCAACGGGAGCGGCGGTGACGACGGGGACGACGGGGACGACGGGAACGGCGACGGCGACGACTCGATGCGTCCCGGCGACATGATGCTCGCCCATCCGACGAAGGAAACCTGGGTCCAGTACGCCGTCATCTCGCTGGGCGCCTGGCTGGTCGCGACCGCGCCGGCGTTCGGCTACGAGAGCGCGCCGGTGTTCTGGAACAGCGTCGTCAGCGGTCTCGTCCTGATCGCGCTCGCCGGCGCCACGATCTACTACGAGAACGGGTACGCCAACTACGCCAACGGCTTCGTCGGCCTCTGGCTGGTGTTCGCGCCGATCGCGTTCTCGGCGCCGACGGCCGCGGCCTACGCCAACAGCGGGCTCGTAGGGACCATGGTGATCACGTTCTCGGTCCTCATCGTGATGCGCTCGGAGATGGACGGGCCGACCGTCCCGCCCGGGTGGTCGTACAACCCTTCGACGGGCGCCCAGCGCGCGCCGCTGATCGCGCTCGGCGTCTTCGGCTTCTTCGCCTCGTGGTACATGGCCGCCTTTCAACTGGGGTACATCGAGAGCGTCTGGGATCCGATCTACGGATCCGGTACCGAGCAGATCCTCACCTCGAGGATATCGGAGGCGTTTCCGGTCTCGGACGCCGGCCTCGGCGCAGTGGCCTACTCGATCGAGGCCCTGATGGGCTTCATGGGCGACCGGCGGCGGTGGCGAACGATGCCGTGGATGGTCGCCTTCTTCGGCGTCGTCGTGATTCCGCTCGGCTTCGTCCAGGTGCTGCTGGTCATCATGCAGCCGATCATGGTCGGGACGTGGTGTACGCTCTGTCTCCTGTCGGCGTTCGGCATGCTCTGGATGATCGCCCTGACGGTCGACGAGGTGGTCGCGATGGGTCAGTACGTCGTCCGCCTGATGCGCCGGGGCGACAGCCTCTGGACCGCCTTCTGGATGGGCGGGACGATCCCCGAGGAGGAGGCGGGCGTCGACGAGACGTCGACGCGCCCGATCGGCGACTCCCCCGTGAGCGAGCCGTTCTGGGGCGTCTCGATTCCGTGGACGTTGCTCGGAGCGATGGCGCTGGGCGCCTGGCTCATGCTCTCGCCGACCGTCTTCGGGACGACGGGACTCATGGCCGACAGCAGCCACCTCGCCGGCGCGCTGATCGTCTCGTTTACGGTGATCGCGACCGGCGAACCGGCTCGCGCGGTCCGGTTTCTCAACGTCCCGTTGGCCGGGTGGCTGATCGCGGCGCCGTGGCTGCTCGCGGGCGTTCCGACGATCGCCGCGATCAACGCCGCCGTCGCCGGCCTGCTCGTCGCAATCCTCAGCGTTCCCCGGGGACCGATCACGGACCGCTACGGCGGCTGGGAGCGCTACGCCACCCTCGAGACGATCGATCGACTGAACCCGCTCAGCAGCTGA
- a CDS encoding MOSC domain-containing protein, producing the protein MAQLERLRVYPVKGLDGIDLESASILEGGTVEYDREFALFDDGGEVINGKRTDRVHDLETDFDPATRELVLEAPDGERRRFALADEADRERAEAWFGDFFDEDVTLERDRSLGYVDRREMGPSVVSTATVRQVASWFDEEGMTLEGARRRIRANIEISGVPAFWEDRFVGDEAPAFEIEGIRLEGVTPCGRCVVPQRDPDTGEPIEKFQQRFVEKREETFPEWADRDAFDHYYTLMIIASVPPADRGGAITVGEAVDVVD; encoded by the coding sequence ATGGCACAACTCGAGCGGCTCAGGGTGTACCCCGTGAAGGGGCTGGACGGCATCGATCTCGAGTCGGCGTCGATCCTCGAGGGTGGCACCGTCGAGTACGACCGCGAGTTTGCCCTGTTCGACGACGGGGGCGAGGTCATCAACGGCAAGCGGACCGACCGCGTTCACGACCTCGAGACCGATTTCGATCCCGCGACGCGCGAACTCGTCCTCGAAGCGCCCGACGGCGAGCGACGGCGGTTCGCCCTCGCGGACGAAGCCGACCGGGAGCGGGCGGAGGCGTGGTTCGGCGACTTCTTCGACGAAGACGTGACCCTCGAGCGCGACCGGTCGCTGGGCTACGTGGACCGCCGCGAGATGGGCCCGTCGGTCGTCAGCACGGCCACGGTCCGGCAGGTCGCCTCCTGGTTCGACGAAGAGGGAATGACCCTCGAGGGCGCGCGCCGTCGCATCCGCGCGAATATCGAGATTTCCGGCGTGCCGGCGTTCTGGGAGGACCGGTTCGTCGGCGATGAAGCCCCCGCATTCGAGATCGAGGGGATTCGGCTCGAGGGCGTCACGCCCTGCGGCCGCTGCGTCGTTCCCCAGCGCGACCCCGACACCGGCGAGCCGATCGAGAAGTTCCAGCAGCGGTTCGTCGAGAAGCGCGAGGAGACGTTCCCCGAGTGGGCCGACCGGGACGCCTTCGACCACTACTATACGCTGATGATCATCGCGAGCGTGCCGCCGGCCGATCGCGGCGGGGCGATTACGGTTGGCGAGGCGGTCGACGTCGTCGACTAG
- a CDS encoding DUF368 domain-containing protein: MYERLDLAVDRLELLRTYAYGLCMGTADALPGVSGGTVALLLGFYGRLIAAVTALTPGRIITVLSGYHPDRRTNAREALLELDLQFLVPLGVGMVTAVVLIADIVSSLASTHPLPMFGFFTGLIAASAVTLGRSLEFASRTHVAAAIVGAGLALLVAADLVALPGSGPLVIVVAGALAVSAMILPGVSGSLILILLGQYVFLSSELSAFVGAIGDVVLDGGSTAAAVGPGTTVVLFVVGGVVGLVTIARVVRAALERRRNLTLVFLVSLIAGSVPAPLHNIGAAHPWTAETIALTVAWAAFGAVALFALEYLVGGFDPE; this comes from the coding sequence ATGTATGAACGGCTCGACCTCGCGGTCGATCGCCTCGAGCTCCTGCGGACGTACGCCTACGGGCTCTGCATGGGGACGGCGGACGCCCTCCCGGGCGTCTCCGGCGGCACCGTCGCGCTCCTGCTGGGCTTCTACGGGCGGCTGATCGCGGCGGTCACGGCGCTGACGCCGGGCCGAATTATCACCGTTCTCAGCGGCTATCACCCCGATCGGCGGACGAACGCGCGCGAGGCGCTGCTCGAGCTCGACCTGCAGTTTCTGGTCCCGCTCGGCGTCGGGATGGTCACCGCCGTCGTCCTCATCGCCGATATCGTCTCCTCGCTGGCGTCCACCCATCCGCTCCCGATGTTCGGCTTCTTCACCGGACTGATCGCCGCCTCGGCGGTCACGCTCGGCCGCAGCCTCGAGTTCGCGTCCCGGACCCACGTCGCGGCGGCGATCGTCGGCGCCGGACTCGCGCTGCTGGTCGCCGCCGACCTAGTGGCGCTGCCCGGCAGCGGTCCGCTGGTCATCGTCGTCGCCGGCGCGCTCGCCGTCAGCGCGATGATCCTGCCGGGCGTCTCCGGCTCGCTCATCTTGATCCTGCTCGGCCAGTACGTCTTCCTCTCCTCGGAGTTGAGCGCGTTCGTCGGCGCGATCGGCGACGTCGTCCTCGACGGCGGATCGACGGCGGCCGCCGTCGGGCCGGGAACGACGGTGGTCCTGTTCGTCGTCGGCGGCGTCGTCGGCCTCGTCACGATCGCCCGCGTCGTCCGCGCCGCGCTCGAGCGGCGTCGGAACCTGACGCTCGTCTTCCTGGTGAGTCTCATCGCCGGCTCGGTTCCCGCCCCGCTGCACAACATCGGCGCGGCGCACCCGTGGACCGCCGAGACGATCGCCCTGACGGTCGCCTGGGCCGCGTTCGGCGCGGTCGCCCTGTTCGCGCTCGAGTACCTCGTCGGCGGGTTCGATCCGGAGTGA
- a CDS encoding YciE/YciF ferroxidase family protein gives MSTTQTPRDALTAELERLYYVERKLRDELETLSSDVAIDTLDDLRELECREQLQYAVDRHREQTDRHVERIERAFDALGEEPDTRRVPELDGLIADKEKFNNVVLNDGLRPLFYIETVLKLEAIECTAYERTMGIAGALEDDAGDAVVDALEKNYDDECDLRSEIDSLADGEAVETLLAAGSATEPVDRDRDRASLDRSL, from the coding sequence ATGAGTACCACACAGACCCCACGCGACGCACTGACGGCCGAACTCGAGCGGCTCTACTACGTCGAGCGGAAGCTGCGCGACGAACTCGAGACGCTGTCGAGCGACGTCGCGATCGATACGCTGGACGACCTGCGCGAACTGGAGTGTCGCGAGCAACTGCAGTACGCCGTCGACAGACACCGCGAGCAGACCGATCGCCACGTCGAGCGCATCGAGCGGGCCTTCGACGCGCTCGGCGAGGAGCCCGACACCCGTCGCGTCCCGGAGCTCGACGGCCTGATCGCGGACAAGGAGAAGTTCAACAACGTCGTGCTGAACGACGGGCTCCGGCCGCTGTTCTACATCGAGACGGTGCTGAAACTCGAGGCGATCGAGTGTACGGCCTACGAGCGGACGATGGGGATAGCCGGCGCGCTCGAGGACGACGCCGGCGACGCGGTCGTCGACGCCCTCGAGAAGAACTACGACGACGAGTGCGATCTCCGGTCGGAAATCGACTCGCTGGCCGACGGCGAGGCCGTCGAGACGCTGCTCGCCGCGGGGTCGGCTACCGAACCCGTCGACCGAGACAGAGATCGGGCATCGCTGGATCGATCACTGTGA
- a CDS encoding DUF1059 domain-containing protein, whose translation MPYQFECSEGSCQFRIRSSSSDEVERLVRAHVRMVHNGRIDRADLERGIDRVELA comes from the coding sequence ATGCCCTACCAATTCGAGTGTTCGGAGGGGAGCTGTCAGTTCCGCATCCGATCGAGCAGTTCCGACGAGGTGGAACGGCTCGTTCGCGCCCACGTTCGCATGGTTCACAACGGCCGGATCGATCGCGCCGACCTCGAGCGCGGCATCGATCGGGTCGAACTGGCCTGA
- a CDS encoding DUF5789 family protein: MSHTDDADEVRLLEIGAVTELFTDATFPATTDEVLAEYADVEIEYPHESDSLRTVLETSGHETYESRDDLELAILNGVRRDAVGRPRYSDRGDSPHDTDEDMRMQQSF, from the coding sequence ATGAGTCACACAGACGACGCCGACGAGGTCAGATTGCTCGAGATCGGAGCCGTCACCGAGCTGTTCACGGACGCGACGTTCCCGGCGACCACCGACGAGGTGCTCGCGGAGTACGCCGACGTCGAGATCGAGTACCCGCACGAGTCAGACTCCCTGCGGACGGTCCTCGAGACCTCCGGTCACGAAACCTACGAGAGCCGGGACGACCTCGAGCTGGCGATTCTCAACGGCGTCAGGCGGGATGCCGTGGGCCGACCGCGGTACAGCGACCGCGGCGACAGTCCCCACGACACCGACGAGGACATGCGGATGCAGCAGTCGTTCTGA
- a CDS encoding MutS-related protein yields MELESIPGVGEKTARALSELDDPERALRAGDVATIATAPGISQGRAARIARGAIRHEHDDPGGFLATDRAREIYREVLGLLKERTVTDYAAQRLETIYPSPCRARIEEVRAFAREALEREPDSDVLAALEGVEPLRQPGDVRVRERCLATTDAERYSEAKEAIPELSVEVVEDAQGLAELARGYSTVVALDESFAGVTVDGDVQVRPDALENPAEIVPERPLSFFARNRDRLRAAIAVHRAADLEADCDLAALEDGLSRLDDDGTVAGDDELDRLTTAVDDLDAAASAAESVANDQLRDAIREEDVTIEGSDLLSLVERGAGVDSLLSRELADEYAAAVEAAREHLIDALDLDTGEAEIARRVFGDEPTFPVERDEDAVSRLREELTAAKERRAGRLKRELAADLADQREGARGLVRTALELDVELAVARFAADFECTMPAFVWDPAADGDGGDAAETGFAIEAGRSPLLDEPLEAIDPVDYDVSGVALLSGVNSGGKTSTLDLVASVVVLAHMGLPVPAEGAELRRFDDLHYHAKTQGTLDAGAFESTVREFADLAQGGEGSLVLVDELESITEPGASAKIIAGILEALEENGATAVFVSHLAGEIREMANFDVTVDGIEAVGLVDGELEVNRSPVKDHLARSTPELIVEKLATENGDSGAVATNGGRATADAAEPGFYDRLLEKFE; encoded by the coding sequence ATGGAGCTCGAGTCGATCCCGGGCGTGGGCGAAAAGACCGCGCGGGCGCTGTCGGAACTCGACGACCCCGAGCGAGCGCTGCGCGCGGGCGACGTCGCGACGATCGCGACCGCGCCGGGGATCAGCCAGGGCCGGGCCGCCCGCATCGCGCGCGGCGCGATCCGCCACGAACACGACGATCCCGGCGGCTTCCTCGCGACCGACCGGGCCAGAGAAATCTATCGCGAGGTCCTCGGCCTACTGAAAGAGCGCACGGTCACCGACTACGCCGCCCAGCGCCTCGAGACGATCTACCCGAGCCCGTGTCGCGCCCGGATCGAGGAAGTCCGCGCGTTCGCTCGCGAGGCCCTCGAGCGCGAGCCCGACTCCGACGTGCTCGCGGCGCTCGAGGGGGTCGAACCCCTCCGGCAGCCGGGCGACGTGCGGGTGCGCGAGCGCTGTCTGGCGACGACGGACGCCGAACGCTATTCGGAGGCGAAGGAGGCAATCCCCGAACTCTCAGTCGAAGTCGTCGAGGACGCGCAGGGACTGGCCGAACTCGCGCGGGGCTACTCGACGGTCGTCGCGCTCGACGAATCGTTCGCCGGCGTCACCGTCGACGGCGACGTGCAGGTCCGGCCCGACGCCCTCGAGAACCCGGCCGAGATCGTCCCCGAGCGTCCGCTTTCGTTCTTCGCGCGGAACCGGGATCGGCTGCGAGCCGCCATCGCGGTCCACCGCGCCGCCGACCTCGAGGCCGACTGCGACCTCGCGGCGCTCGAGGACGGCCTCTCGCGGCTCGACGACGACGGCACCGTCGCGGGCGACGACGAACTCGACCGGCTGACGACGGCGGTCGACGACCTCGACGCGGCGGCGAGCGCGGCGGAAAGCGTCGCGAACGACCAGTTGCGGGACGCGATCCGCGAGGAGGACGTGACGATCGAGGGCTCGGACCTCCTCTCGCTGGTCGAACGCGGCGCGGGCGTCGACTCCTTGCTCTCGCGCGAACTGGCCGACGAGTACGCCGCGGCCGTCGAGGCCGCCCGCGAGCACCTGATCGACGCGCTCGACCTCGATACGGGCGAAGCCGAGATCGCCCGCCGGGTCTTCGGCGACGAGCCGACGTTCCCCGTCGAGCGCGACGAGGACGCCGTCAGCCGCCTGCGCGAGGAGCTGACCGCCGCCAAGGAGCGGCGGGCGGGGCGGCTCAAGCGCGAACTCGCCGCCGATCTGGCCGACCAGCGCGAGGGCGCCCGCGGACTCGTCCGGACGGCCCTCGAGTTGGACGTGGAACTCGCGGTCGCCAGGTTCGCCGCCGATTTCGAGTGCACGATGCCGGCGTTCGTCTGGGACCCCGCGGCGGACGGCGACGGGGGCGACGCGGCGGAGACCGGCTTCGCTATCGAGGCCGGTCGCTCACCCCTGCTCGACGAACCGCTCGAGGCGATCGACCCCGTCGACTACGACGTCTCGGGCGTCGCCCTGCTCTCGGGGGTCAACAGCGGCGGGAAGACCTCGACGCTGGACCTCGTGGCGAGCGTCGTCGTGCTGGCACACATGGGACTGCCCGTTCCCGCCGAGGGGGCCGAACTGCGCCGGTTCGACGACCTCCACTACCACGCCAAGACGCAGGGCACGCTCGACGCCGGCGCCTTCGAGTCGACGGTGCGGGAGTTCGCCGACCTCGCGCAGGGCGGCGAGGGCTCGCTCGTGCTCGTCGACGAACTCGAGAGCATCACCGAGCCCGGCGCCTCCGCGAAGATCATCGCCGGCATCCTCGAGGCGCTCGAGGAGAACGGCGCCACGGCAGTTTTCGTTTCCCACCTCGCTGGCGAGATCCGCGAGATGGCCAACTTCGACGTCACCGTCGACGGCATCGAGGCCGTCGGGCTGGTCGACGGCGAACTCGAGGTGAACCGCTCGCCGGTCAAGGACCACCTCGCGCGGTCGACGCCCGAATTGATCGTCGAGAAGCTGGCGACCGAGAACGGCGACAGTGGGGCGGTCGCGACCAACGGCGGCCGCGCGACGGCCGACGCCGCCGAGCCCGGCTTCTACGATCGACTGCTCGAGAAGTTCGAGTGA
- a CDS encoding SDR family oxidoreductase, whose translation MSDSDNSNVVVVTGASAGVGRATARAFAERGAKLGLLARGEDGLEGARADVEDAGGEAIAVPTNVSDPDAVEAAAETVEDAFGPIDVWVNNAMVSVFSPAAEMTADDYRRVTEVTYLGYVHGTQAALERMRPRDEGTIVQVGSALAYRGIPLQSAYCGAKHAIQGYTESVRTELIHDDCDVQLSMVQMPAMNTPQFEWTKSRMPRQPQPVPPIYQPEVAARAIVWTVDRGKDELWVGRSTVKAILGDRLIPRRLDNMLASGGYDSQLTNEPADSDRPNNLHEPVAGDFGARGPFDERARDRSVQLWASTHRRPLALLLGLAAAVVAAALGRNDGSADDE comes from the coding sequence ATGTCTGATTCCGACAATTCGAACGTCGTCGTCGTCACCGGTGCATCGGCCGGCGTCGGGCGAGCCACCGCTCGCGCGTTCGCCGAACGCGGCGCGAAGCTCGGCCTCCTCGCGCGCGGCGAGGACGGCCTCGAGGGGGCGCGCGCAGACGTCGAGGACGCCGGTGGCGAGGCGATCGCCGTCCCGACCAACGTTTCCGACCCCGACGCGGTCGAGGCCGCGGCCGAGACCGTCGAGGACGCCTTCGGCCCGATAGACGTCTGGGTGAACAACGCGATGGTGTCGGTGTTCTCGCCCGCCGCCGAGATGACCGCCGACGACTACCGCCGCGTCACCGAGGTCACCTACCTCGGCTACGTCCACGGCACGCAGGCCGCGCTCGAGCGGATGCGGCCCCGCGACGAGGGGACGATCGTCCAGGTCGGCTCGGCGCTTGCGTACCGGGGCATCCCACTCCAGTCGGCCTACTGCGGCGCGAAACACGCCATTCAGGGGTACACCGAGTCCGTTCGGACGGAGCTCATCCACGACGACTGCGACGTCCAGCTGTCGATGGTGCAGATGCCCGCGATGAACACCCCGCAGTTCGAGTGGACGAAAAGCCGGATGCCGCGACAGCCGCAGCCAGTGCCGCCGATCTACCAGCCCGAGGTCGCCGCTCGAGCGATCGTCTGGACCGTCGACCGCGGGAAGGACGAGCTGTGGGTCGGTCGGTCGACGGTGAAGGCCATCCTCGGCGACCGCCTGATCCCGCGGCGACTCGACAACATGCTCGCCAGTGGCGGCTACGACTCCCAGCTGACCAACGAGCCGGCCGATTCGGACCGACCGAACAACCTCCACGAGCCGGTGGCCGGCGACTTCGGCGCTCGCGGCCCGTTCGACGAGCGGGCGCGCGATCGGAGCGTCCAGCTGTGGGCGAGCACGCACCGCCGGCCGCTCGCGCTCCTCCTCGGCCTCGCGGCCGCGGTCGTCGCCGCGGCACTCGGTCGAAACGACGGATCGGCCGACGACGAGTGA
- a CDS encoding YciE/YciF ferroxidase family protein — protein sequence MNVETLEDLFGYQLQHAYYVERTHVELLDEMATDAPSDDLADRFATHREETARQVERLEDVFAALGRRPHASRARSADGLADSRHLRDDAAGEPTVPDDLELGLLAERLEIRCYETLVRLAGRLAYADDVVEPLETNLAEERETLQALEALEAELSIGEAMALEEA from the coding sequence ATGAACGTCGAAACCCTCGAGGATCTGTTCGGATACCAGCTACAGCACGCGTACTACGTCGAACGCACCCACGTCGAACTGCTCGACGAAATGGCGACCGACGCGCCGAGCGACGACCTCGCCGATCGGTTCGCCACCCACCGCGAGGAGACCGCCCGTCAAGTCGAGCGCCTCGAGGACGTCTTCGCGGCGCTGGGCCGCCGACCCCACGCCAGTCGCGCGCGGTCGGCCGACGGCCTGGCCGATTCGCGGCACCTGCGCGACGACGCAGCGGGCGAGCCGACCGTCCCTGACGACCTCGAACTCGGCCTGCTGGCCGAACGGCTCGAGATTAGGTGCTACGAGACGCTGGTACGGCTGGCTGGCCGGCTCGCCTACGCCGACGACGTCGTCGAACCGCTCGAGACGAACCTCGCGGAGGAACGGGAGACGCTGCAGGCCCTGGAGGCACTCGAGGCGGAGCTCTCGATCGGCGAGGCGATGGCGCTCGAGGAGGCGTAG
- a CDS encoding Gfo/Idh/MocA family protein encodes MTLTAGIVGCGTIADAYCEANDRFDSYRIAACADLERERAEATAAEYGLEARSVEDLLVDPDIDIAINLTPPTAHAGVILQALEADTHVYTEKPLATDLEDAEAVLETADERGLRVGSAPDTVLGAGLQTARAVLEAGRIGRPIGATANLVFGGHESWHPNPDLYYQEGGGPLFDMGPYYVGALIALLGPAERVTGATGRAFEERTIGSGPRAGESIDVEVPTHEVGVVTFENGAIANLQISFDAVGGTSGPSPLFELYGTEGTLQLPDPNDFDGAVRVRERGADEFETVRHTHDYTAGRGVGVADLARSLQNDDWEHRTSGRRAYHTLEIMAGVRTAAEREEHVRIESACERPAPLPETFPK; translated from the coding sequence ATGACCCTCACCGCCGGCATCGTCGGCTGCGGTACCATCGCCGACGCGTACTGCGAGGCGAACGACCGCTTCGACAGCTACCGCATCGCCGCCTGCGCCGACCTCGAGCGCGAGCGCGCCGAGGCGACGGCCGCCGAATACGGACTCGAGGCCCGCTCGGTCGAGGATCTCCTCGTCGATCCCGATATCGACATCGCGATCAACCTGACCCCGCCGACGGCCCACGCCGGGGTGATCCTGCAGGCCCTCGAGGCCGATACCCACGTCTACACCGAGAAACCGCTCGCGACGGACCTCGAGGACGCGGAAGCGGTTCTCGAGACGGCCGACGAACGCGGCCTTCGCGTCGGTTCGGCACCGGATACGGTACTGGGCGCCGGCCTCCAGACCGCCCGGGCAGTTCTCGAGGCGGGCCGGATCGGACGTCCGATCGGCGCGACGGCGAACCTAGTGTTCGGCGGCCACGAGTCGTGGCACCCGAACCCGGACCTCTACTATCAGGAAGGCGGCGGCCCGCTGTTCGACATGGGACCGTACTACGTCGGCGCCCTGATCGCGCTGCTCGGACCGGCCGAGCGCGTGACGGGAGCGACCGGGCGGGCCTTCGAGGAGCGGACGATCGGGAGCGGACCCCGAGCCGGAGAGTCCATCGACGTCGAGGTGCCGACCCACGAGGTCGGCGTCGTCACCTTCGAGAACGGCGCGATCGCGAACCTGCAAATCAGCTTCGACGCCGTCGGCGGCACGTCGGGCCCGTCGCCGCTGTTCGAACTCTACGGGACCGAGGGGACGCTGCAGCTCCCCGATCCGAACGACTTCGACGGAGCCGTTCGCGTGCGAGAGCGCGGCGCCGACGAATTCGAGACTGTCCGGCACACCCACGACTATACCGCCGGACGCGGCGTCGGCGTCGCCGACCTCGCGCGATCGCTGCAGAACGACGACTGGGAACACCGCACCAGCGGCCGGCGGGCGTACCACACTCTCGAGATCATGGCCGGCGTCCGAACGGCCGCCGAACGGGAAGAACACGTCCGCATCGAGAGCGCCTGCGAGCGACCGGCGCCGCTGCCGGAGACGTTCCCGAAGTGA